One segment of Castanea sativa cultivar Marrone di Chiusa Pesio chromosome 3, ASM4071231v1 DNA contains the following:
- the LOC142628370 gene encoding uncharacterized protein LOC142628370: MPYTYLTSEDVDKWTQSHDGGRRYGAMTTNISECFNGVLKGARGLPIAAMVEFTWSKLVAYFHDRHKKITEDLSRGKVWSDYAMEIYNKNAQKTAGHTVRNFNHETGVYQVLTPYNDHRGGGGNHSHEVHVFDRRCGCGKWQNLKIPCSHAIKVLQGLHLDATSYIDPCYSLNNAIHTYSKHFVVPKSESLWRDVRGPRWVPDP, translated from the coding sequence ATGCCATACACATATTTAACCAGTGAGGATGTGGACAAATGGACCcagtcacatgatggtggaagacgttacggggcaatgacaaccaatatctcTGAGTGCTTTAATGGGGTACTTAAAGGTGCCCGCGGTTTGCCCATTGCGgcaatggttgagttcacttggtccaaacttgttgcatatttccACGATCGACATAAAAAAATTACGGAAGATCTCTCTCGAGGTAAGGTGTGGAGTGATTATGCAATGGAGATCTATAACAAAAATGCGCAGAAAACCGCAGGCCACACTGTGAGGAATTTTAATCATGAAACTGGTGTATATCAAGTGCTTACCCCGTACAACGACCATAGAggtggagggggaaaccacagtcatGAAGTGCACGTATTTGATAGAAGATGTGGTTGCGGAAAGTGGCAAAACTTgaagatcccttgttcacatgcaattaaagtTCTTCAAGGTCTGCACCTCGATGCGACCAgctatattgacccatgttatagtttgAACAACGCCATTCACACATATTCAAAACattttgtggtgccaaagtcagagtcattgtggagggacgTTCGCGGACCACGGTGGGTGCCTGACCCATAG